From Acinetobacter sp. ASP199, the proteins below share one genomic window:
- the glmM gene encoding phosphoglucosamine mutase yields the protein MSYFGTDGIRGKFGELPITPEFALKLGFAAGKVLKRYSKKNKPLVVMGKDTRLSGYILESALQAGLNAAGVYVHLLGPLPTPAIAHLTRALHASLGIVISASHNPYFDNGIKFFSGEGKKLPDALQDEINQELEKELIIEDTANLGKSFRVKDANGRYIEFCKSTFPYHLDLNDLTIVVDCANGAAYNVGPAVFRELGAKVIAMFDDPDGLNINKDCGSTHPENLQKAVVEYQADLGVAFDGDADRVIMVDKNGEQITGDHILYILATQVKNKPAGIVGTLMSNMALELALEKAQVPFLRAKVGDRYVLQGLEEKGWVTGGEPSGHILTLDKSTTGDAIIAALQVLTVMVEQKKALHELVADFRLLPNVLVNVRLDAMFDPYAVPALAAEFEKAEQQLKGRGRLLIRKSGTEPVIRVMVEGEDLDEVTTLAHSLADAVRANAV from the coding sequence ATGAGTTATTTTGGCACCGATGGTATCCGTGGCAAGTTTGGCGAATTGCCAATTACGCCTGAGTTTGCGCTTAAACTAGGCTTTGCTGCTGGGAAGGTACTCAAGCGATATAGTAAAAAAAATAAACCGCTGGTGGTGATGGGAAAAGATACTCGTTTATCAGGCTATATTTTAGAATCTGCCTTGCAGGCTGGTCTGAACGCGGCAGGTGTTTATGTACATTTACTCGGTCCATTACCGACCCCTGCAATAGCCCATTTGACCCGTGCGCTGCATGCCAGTCTGGGTATTGTTATTTCAGCTTCGCATAATCCGTATTTTGATAATGGAATTAAATTCTTCTCGGGTGAAGGCAAAAAACTGCCAGATGCCTTGCAGGATGAAATTAACCAGGAACTTGAAAAAGAGTTAATTATTGAAGACACGGCGAACCTGGGTAAAAGTTTCCGTGTCAAAGATGCCAATGGCCGTTATATCGAATTCTGTAAATCGACTTTCCCATACCATTTAGACCTGAATGATCTAACGATTGTAGTGGATTGTGCCAATGGTGCAGCCTATAACGTAGGTCCTGCAGTATTCCGTGAGTTGGGCGCAAAAGTTATTGCAATGTTTGATGATCCTGATGGTCTCAATATTAATAAAGACTGTGGCTCAACACATCCTGAGAATCTGCAAAAAGCAGTCGTTGAATATCAGGCTGATCTTGGGGTTGCTTTTGACGGTGATGCTGACCGTGTGATTATGGTCGACAAAAACGGTGAGCAGATTACGGGTGACCATATTCTGTATATCCTTGCCACTCAGGTCAAAAATAAGCCAGCGGGGATCGTGGGCACGCTGATGAGTAATATGGCACTGGAACTGGCTTTGGAAAAAGCCCAAGTACCCTTCTTGCGTGCCAAGGTAGGTGACCGTTATGTATTACAAGGTCTGGAAGAAAAGGGCTGGGTCACTGGCGGTGAGCCATCAGGTCATATCCTGACGCTAGACAAGAGCACCACGGGTGATGCCATTATTGCGGCGCTACAAGTATTGACAGTCATGGTCGAGCAGAAGAAAGCCCTGCATGAACTGGTCGCTGATTTCCGCCTATTGCCGAACGTATTGGTCAATGTGCGTCTGGATGCCATGTTTGACCCGTATGCTGTACCTGCGCTTGCTGCTGAATTTGAAAAAGCAGAACAACAGCTGAAAGGTCGTGGTCGTTTGCTGATTCGTAAGTCAGGTACTGAGCCGGTTATTCGTGTTATGGTGGAAGGCGAAGACCTGGATGAAGTCACTACACTGGCTCATTCACTGGCAGATGCCGTACGTGCCAATGCTGTCTAA
- a CDS encoding putative porin, with translation MKKLAIASALISAVAFTGTAAHAYQAEIGASAGLTDPDNGSSSGSFGVDGTYYFNPVQTRNAPLAEAAFLDRASNVKAQYQYDDYDSSERHRYGVGAEYFVPNSDFYLSGSVGRDDSKYDYAPDFDETVYSAEVGYLPAPGLLIAAGVKGYDNDYDDGVDPTLRAKYVTTLSNGKDINLEAGAAFGDLDEYNLKADYFIDKTLSVGADYQSKDNGPYDSNEFGVSARKFFNEQVSLEGRVGFGEIGNQDYNKFGVAAKYRF, from the coding sequence ATGAAAAAATTAGCAATCGCTTCAGCACTTATTTCAGCCGTAGCTTTTACGGGTACCGCAGCACATGCTTACCAAGCAGAAATTGGTGCATCAGCAGGCTTAACAGATCCGGACAACGGTAGTTCAAGCGGCTCTTTCGGTGTAGATGGCACTTATTACTTTAATCCTGTACAAACGCGTAATGCACCATTAGCCGAAGCAGCCTTCCTTGATCGTGCAAGTAATGTGAAAGCTCAATATCAATATGATGATTACGACTCTTCAGAACGTCACCGTTATGGTGTAGGTGCTGAATACTTCGTACCAAACTCAGATTTTTATTTGAGTGGTAGCGTAGGTCGTGATGATTCTAAATACGACTATGCACCTGATTTTGACGAAACCGTTTATAGTGCTGAAGTCGGTTATTTACCTGCACCAGGTCTGTTAATTGCAGCAGGTGTGAAAGGTTATGACAATGACTATGATGACGGTGTAGATCCAACTTTACGTGCTAAATATGTGACTACCTTAAGCAATGGTAAAGACATTAACCTTGAAGCTGGCGCTGCCTTTGGCGACCTAGATGAGTACAACTTAAAAGCTGACTACTTCATCGACAAAACTTTAAGTGTTGGTGCTGATTATCAAAGCAAAGACAATGGCCCTTACGACTCAAATGAATTTGGTGTAAGTGCACGTAAATTCTTTAATGAACAAGTAAGCTTGGAAGGTCGTGTAGGTTTTGGTGAAATTGGTAACCAAGACTACAACAAATTTGGTGTAGCTGCTAAATATCGCTTCTAA
- the prfB gene encoding peptide chain release factor 2 (programmed frameshift) — translation MEINPYLLQLKDLNERGQTLRGYLDYDLKKERLEEVLRELEDPAIWNDQNRAQAMAKEKGELENVLNVLDGLTTQLEDAQAMLDLAVEADEEEMLEDVQAELTSAETELAKLEFRRMFSNPMDPNPCYVEIQAGSGGTEAQDWASMLLRMYMRWIERHGFKAELMEESDGDVAGIKSATIRVEGEYAYGWLRTESGVHRLVRKSPFDSGNRRHTSFSAVFVSPEVDDNIEIDINPADVRTDTYRASGAGGQHINKTDSAVRLTHAPTGIVVACQNQRSQHANRDHAWKQLRAKLYELEMSKRNEAAQALEDSKSDIGWGSQIRSYVLDDSRIKDLRTGVENSNTGAVLDGDLDKFIEASLKQGL, via the exons GTGGAAATTAATCCTTATCTACTCCAGCTAAAAGACTTGAACGAACGTGGTCAAACACTACGGGGGTATCTT GACTACGATCTGAAAAAAGAGCGTTTGGAAGAGGTTCTCCGTGAATTAGAAGATCCAGCAATCTGGAATGATCAGAACCGTGCCCAGGCTATGGCCAAAGAAAAAGGCGAGCTTGAGAATGTACTCAATGTACTGGACGGTCTGACGACCCAGCTGGAAGATGCGCAAGCGATGCTAGATTTGGCTGTAGAAGCTGATGAAGAAGAAATGCTTGAAGATGTCCAAGCGGAACTCACATCAGCTGAAACTGAATTGGCAAAACTTGAATTCCGTCGTATGTTCAGCAACCCAATGGATCCGAACCCATGTTATGTGGAAATTCAAGCGGGTTCTGGCGGTACAGAAGCACAAGACTGGGCGTCGATGTTGCTGCGTATGTACATGCGTTGGATTGAACGTCATGGCTTTAAAGCAGAATTGATGGAAGAATCTGATGGTGACGTGGCGGGTATTAAATCTGCAACGATTCGTGTTGAAGGTGAATATGCCTATGGTTGGTTACGTACCGAATCTGGCGTACACCGTTTAGTACGTAAGTCACCATTTGACTCGGGTAACCGCCGTCATACTTCATTCTCTGCGGTATTCGTTTCACCTGAAGTCGATGACAATATCGAAATCGATATTAACCCTGCGGATGTTCGTACTGATACTTACCGTGCATCAGGTGCGGGTGGTCAGCACATTAACAAAACTGATTCTGCGGTACGTTTAACCCACGCACCAACAGGCATTGTGGTGGCGTGTCAGAACCAGCGTTCACAACATGCCAACCGTGATCATGCCTGGAAACAGCTACGTGCAAAACTCTATGAACTGGAGATGAGCAAACGTAATGAAGCCGCTCAGGCATTAGAAGACTCGAAGTCTGACATTGGTTGGGGCAGCCAGATCCGTTCTTATGTTCTGGATGATTCACGTATCAAAGACTTACGTACTGGTGTTGAAAATTCAAATACTGGTGCAGTTCTGGATGGTGATCTGGACAAATTTATTGAAGCAAGCTTGAAACAAGGCCTGTAA
- a CDS encoding alkene reductase, with protein sequence MAELNTPLKMGALELKNRVIMAPLTRSRATDDRVPTPMMAEYYAQRASAGLIISEATVISEEANGYRNTPGLFTDAQVEGWKLVTNAVHEKGGLIVAQLWHVGRVSDPELLNGDTPVSASSVQQAGHVSLLRPKRPYVLPRPLEISEIHTITEQYKQAAIRAKEAGFDGVELHGANGYLIDQFLQSKTNKREDEYGGSVENRARFLLEVVDALIEVWGADRVGVHLAPRGDEHDMGDDDPRETFGYAMEQLGKRKIAFFFTREYLAKDSISDDMKQRSGGVPYIANMRLSREDAIELLASGKADAVSFGKAYIANPDLYERLLQDAPLNELKLENMIGSQAAEGYIDYPTLAEVKILSTTE encoded by the coding sequence ATGGCTGAATTGAATACCCCCCTGAAAATGGGTGCGCTCGAACTCAAAAACCGTGTCATCATGGCACCTTTAACGCGTAGTCGTGCAACCGATGACCGTGTTCCAACGCCGATGATGGCAGAGTACTATGCACAACGTGCAAGTGCAGGTCTGATCATTTCCGAAGCCACTGTTATTTCTGAAGAAGCCAATGGTTACCGCAATACACCTGGGCTATTTACAGATGCACAGGTTGAAGGCTGGAAACTGGTGACCAATGCTGTACATGAGAAGGGTGGTTTGATCGTTGCACAGTTATGGCATGTGGGGCGTGTTTCTGATCCTGAATTACTGAATGGTGACACACCGGTATCGGCAAGTTCAGTACAACAGGCCGGTCATGTTAGCCTGTTACGTCCTAAGCGCCCTTATGTTCTTCCACGTCCGCTGGAAATTTCAGAGATTCATACCATTACCGAGCAATATAAGCAGGCTGCGATTCGTGCCAAAGAAGCCGGTTTTGATGGGGTAGAGTTGCATGGTGCCAATGGTTATCTGATTGACCAGTTCCTGCAAAGCAAGACCAACAAGCGTGAAGATGAATACGGCGGTTCTGTTGAAAACCGTGCCCGCTTCCTGCTGGAAGTAGTCGATGCCTTGATTGAAGTCTGGGGCGCAGATCGTGTCGGTGTGCATCTGGCACCACGTGGCGATGAGCATGACATGGGTGATGATGATCCACGTGAAACATTTGGTTATGCGATGGAGCAACTGGGCAAACGTAAGATTGCTTTCTTCTTTACCCGTGAATATCTGGCTAAAGACAGTATCTCGGATGATATGAAACAGCGTTCAGGTGGCGTGCCGTATATTGCCAATATGCGCTTGAGCCGTGAGGATGCGATTGAGCTATTAGCTTCAGGTAAAGCTGATGCGGTCTCTTTTGGTAAGGCCTATATTGCCAATCCGGATCTATACGAGCGTCTGCTACAAGATGCACCGCTGAACGAGCTAAAACTGGAAAATATGATCGGCAGTCAGGCGGCTGAAGGTTATATTGATTATCCAACTTTGGCAGAAGTAAAAATTTTAAGCACCACAGAATAA
- a CDS encoding putative porin — protein sequence MFKKLALATALLAGLGTAHAYQAEVNVGYENTDIDNLGDLDTFFINGKYYLNAVQVKNSPLAEAAFLNKASNIGLGYANASGDGDEDIDVFGVSGEFYIPNTQFYVSGTINQTDFAGEDNTGYAFEVGYLPVNGLLLAAGAANESVDPVQVANYGFVPNLLNAVTVGDDTALSLRAKYVTQIGNHFANFEGLSYFGDETTYRLGADLYIDPTLSVGVSFADSTADESDTIFSVRAQKFFTPAIAAGVNYTTTDGADSFGINGTFRF from the coding sequence ATGTTTAAAAAACTTGCGCTTGCAACTGCTCTTCTTGCTGGCCTGGGAACTGCACATGCTTATCAAGCTGAAGTTAATGTCGGCTATGAAAATACTGATATCGATAATCTTGGGGATCTAGATACATTTTTCATCAATGGAAAATACTATTTAAATGCAGTTCAAGTTAAGAACTCCCCACTTGCAGAAGCAGCTTTCCTCAATAAGGCGAGCAATATTGGTTTAGGTTATGCAAATGCGAGCGGTGATGGAGATGAAGATATCGATGTATTTGGTGTAAGTGGTGAGTTTTATATTCCAAATACTCAATTTTATGTAAGCGGTACTATTAACCAAACTGACTTTGCAGGTGAAGACAATACTGGTTATGCTTTTGAGGTTGGTTACTTACCAGTTAATGGCCTACTATTAGCAGCTGGTGCAGCTAATGAAAGCGTTGATCCAGTTCAGGTAGCAAATTATGGTTTTGTTCCTAACCTCCTAAATGCTGTTACTGTAGGTGATGATACTGCATTATCTCTACGTGCTAAGTACGTGACTCAAATTGGCAACCATTTTGCAAATTTTGAAGGTCTAAGTTATTTTGGTGATGAAACAACTTATCGCCTAGGTGCTGATCTTTATATAGATCCTACACTTAGCGTTGGTGTTTCTTTTGCTGACTCTACTGCTGATGAATCAGATACTATTTTTAGTGTTCGTGCTCAAAAATTCTTTACCCCTGCAATTGCAGCTGGCGTGAATTACACAACTACTGACGGTGCTGACTCTTTCGGTATCAACGGTACATTCCGCTTCTAA
- a CDS encoding metalloregulator ArsR/SmtB family transcription factor, giving the protein MDVDLIFKALANPTRRQILEWLKTPGQYLSAEECGGFQRGVCAGQIEKLGQVSQSTMSNHLSVLQQAGLITATKHGQWSYFSRNEALIQQYIEHLQQHL; this is encoded by the coding sequence ATGGACGTTGATCTGATCTTTAAAGCTCTGGCAAATCCCACACGCCGGCAAATTCTGGAATGGTTAAAAACACCAGGGCAGTATCTGTCTGCCGAAGAATGTGGCGGCTTTCAGCGTGGTGTTTGTGCAGGCCAGATTGAAAAATTAGGGCAAGTCTCTCAGTCCACCATGTCCAATCATTTGTCCGTGTTACAGCAGGCGGGATTAATTACCGCCACTAAACATGGACAATGGTCATATTTCTCCCGCAACGAAGCCCTGATTCAGCAGTACATCGAACATTTACAACAACACCTCTAA
- the recJ gene encoding single-stranded-DNA-specific exonuclease RecJ, giving the protein MPKLEIKQRPLLTRPESFQDVPSFIAEILARRGVESQQELELKLKHLLAPTMKGLAEAIQLIDAAIDAGQKIVIVGDYDADGATSTALMVLALRDMGANVDYLVPDRFKYGYGLTPAIADLAFANFTPDLLITVDNGISSHDGVKQAQDHGMQVIITDHHLTTKPTPAAEAVVNPNQLGCEFPSKALAGVGVAFYVLANLSTHRKKLGKSSTVITNYLDLVALGTYADVASLDYNNRILIDAGLKRIQQHLCRPGISALLEIAGRDAATLKAQDLGFVLGPRINAAGRMETMDIGIECLLAPDLATAYPLAEQLNKLNVERRQVEGKIKQEALTELEKIQLDENTLPAALIMFEQHWHQGVIGIVAGRLKEQFHRPSIVFAADEDGIHIKGSARSIEGIHIRDSIERIAEQYPHLVSHFGGHAAAAGLTIKKQHFAEFKQVFEQLIAEMDESLFTATLWTDGELPASAFQIDTVDLLQNLSPWGQKFPQPIFEGIFKILDYRWLKDSHLKLRLALNNGQVLDAIAFSAKDKFAFDPMQDSVHLVYELERNEFNGNVSLQLRILHLQQ; this is encoded by the coding sequence ATGCCAAAACTTGAAATCAAGCAGCGACCTTTACTGACCCGTCCTGAATCTTTTCAGGATGTACCGTCTTTTATTGCAGAAATTCTGGCACGCCGTGGGGTGGAGTCGCAGCAGGAGCTTGAGCTGAAACTCAAGCATCTGTTGGCACCGACTATGAAAGGCCTAGCTGAAGCCATTCAGCTGATCGATGCAGCGATTGATGCAGGTCAGAAGATCGTGATTGTCGGTGACTATGATGCCGATGGTGCCACCAGTACTGCATTGATGGTGCTGGCTCTGCGCGACATGGGGGCCAATGTTGATTATCTGGTTCCAGACCGTTTCAAGTATGGTTATGGCTTGACTCCTGCCATTGCCGATCTGGCTTTTGCGAATTTTACCCCTGATCTGCTGATTACCGTAGATAACGGAATTTCCAGTCATGACGGGGTGAAACAGGCACAGGATCATGGCATGCAGGTGATCATCACCGATCACCATCTTACGACCAAGCCAACGCCAGCAGCTGAAGCGGTGGTCAATCCAAACCAGTTAGGCTGTGAATTCCCAAGCAAGGCACTGGCCGGGGTAGGCGTGGCTTTCTATGTCTTGGCGAATCTATCGACTCATCGTAAGAAGCTCGGTAAATCTTCAACAGTGATTACCAACTATCTGGATTTGGTGGCGCTGGGAACGTATGCAGATGTAGCTAGTCTGGACTATAACAACCGCATTCTGATTGATGCTGGGCTGAAGCGGATTCAGCAGCACTTATGCCGTCCGGGCATTAGTGCATTGCTGGAAATTGCAGGACGGGATGCAGCAACTTTAAAAGCCCAGGATCTTGGCTTTGTACTCGGGCCGCGCATTAATGCAGCTGGGCGTATGGAAACCATGGATATCGGGATTGAGTGTTTGCTCGCTCCAGATCTGGCAACCGCTTATCCACTCGCAGAACAGCTGAATAAACTGAATGTCGAACGTCGTCAGGTAGAAGGCAAAATCAAGCAGGAAGCTTTGACTGAACTGGAAAAAATCCAGCTCGATGAGAATACTTTGCCTGCCGCACTGATCATGTTTGAACAGCACTGGCATCAGGGTGTGATCGGGATTGTAGCGGGCCGTTTAAAAGAACAGTTCCATCGTCCAAGTATAGTCTTTGCTGCTGATGAAGATGGTATTCATATCAAAGGTTCAGCACGTTCCATTGAAGGGATTCATATCCGGGATAGCATTGAACGGATAGCAGAGCAGTATCCGCATCTGGTCAGCCATTTCGGTGGGCACGCGGCCGCAGCGGGATTAACCATTAAAAAGCAGCATTTTGCTGAATTTAAACAGGTCTTTGAACAGCTGATTGCAGAGATGGATGAAAGCCTATTTACTGCTACGCTGTGGACTGATGGGGAACTACCGGCATCAGCTTTCCAAATTGATACCGTAGACCTGCTGCAGAACTTGAGCCCATGGGGGCAAAAGTTTCCTCAACCGATTTTTGAAGGCATCTTTAAGATTCTGGATTACCGCTGGTTAAAGGATAGCCATTTAAAGCTGCGTCTGGCTTTAAATAACGGGCAGGTATTAGATGCAATTGCTTTTAGCGCCAAAGATAAATTTGCATTTGACCCGATGCAGGATAGCGTGCATTTGGTCTATGAGCTGGAACGCAATGAATTTAATGGCAATGTCAGCTTACAGCTGCGGATTTTACATTTACAACAATAA
- the pdxH gene encoding pyridoxamine 5'-phosphate oxidase — MTDLIKDLSELRLNYQKGELIEDQVKLDPHEQFLLWFNHALAAQLHEPYAMSLATANAQGRPHVRTVLLRGATEAGYDFYTNYDSQKGLDLAENPYAELLFYWQEQERQIRVSGRVVKISEEESTDYYHKRPRDSQIAAHASTPQSGVIASRDELQQRFWDYHDKMVNQEQLDKPEFWGGYRLVPDYYEFWQGRPNRLHDRLSYTKTDDAWTLQRLMP, encoded by the coding sequence ATGACTGATTTAATTAAAGATCTGAGTGAACTACGTCTGAATTATCAGAAAGGCGAGCTGATTGAGGATCAGGTTAAACTGGACCCACACGAACAGTTTTTGCTCTGGTTTAACCATGCTTTGGCAGCCCAACTGCATGAGCCTTATGCTATGTCACTAGCTACGGCAAATGCGCAAGGTCGTCCGCATGTGCGTACTGTATTATTACGTGGTGCGACTGAAGCGGGTTATGATTTTTATACCAATTATGACAGCCAGAAAGGCCTGGATCTGGCAGAAAACCCCTATGCCGAATTGCTGTTTTACTGGCAGGAGCAGGAACGACAGATCCGTGTTTCTGGTCGTGTAGTCAAAATCTCTGAAGAAGAATCCACTGACTATTATCATAAACGTCCACGTGACAGTCAGATTGCCGCGCATGCCAGTACGCCACAAAGTGGTGTGATTGCCAGTCGCGATGAACTGCAGCAGCGTTTCTGGGACTACCATGACAAGATGGTGAATCAGGAACAGCTTGATAAGCCAGAATTCTGGGGGGGGTACCGTCTTGTCCCAGACTATTATGAGTTCTGGCAAGGACGTCCAAATCGTTTGCATGATCGTCTGAGTTATACCAAGACTGACGATGCTTGGACATTGCAGCGACTGATGCCATAA